One Bos taurus isolate L1 Dominette 01449 registration number 42190680 breed Hereford chromosome 3, ARS-UCD2.0, whole genome shotgun sequence DNA window includes the following coding sequences:
- the DENND4B gene encoding DENN domain-containing protein 4B isoform X3 gives MEADAVSEGGAMAEERPPRLVDYFVIAGLAGNGAPIPEETWIPEPSGPLRPPRPAEPITDVAVIARALGEEVPQGYTCIQASAGGHPLELSAGLLGGTQPVICYRRGRDKPPLVELGVLYEGKERPKPGFQVLDTTPYSHSANLAPPGPGHPRTYLTYRRAAEGAGLHALGITDLCLVLPSKGEGTPHTYCRLPRNLNPGMWGPAVYLCYKVGLAKANTLVYEAELLGRYPEEDNEAFPLPESVPVFCLPMGATIECWPAQTKYPVPVFSTFVLTGAAGDKVYGAALQFYEAFPRARLSERQARALGLLSAVERGRALGGRAVRSRRAIAVLSRWPAFPAFRAFLTFLYRYSVSGPHRLPLEAHISHFIHNVPFPSPQRPRILVQMSPYDNLLLCQPVSSPLPLSGASFLQLLQTLGPELAITLLLAVLTEHKLLVHSLRPDLLTSVCEALVSMIFPLHWQCPYIPLCPLVLADVLSAPVPFIVGIHSSYFDLHDPPVDVICVDLDTNTLFQTEEKKPLSPRTLPRRPYKVLLATLTHLYQQLDQTYTGPEEEASLEFLLTDYEAVCGRRARLEREVQGAFLRFMACLLKGYRDFLRPLTQAPSEGSRDVDNLFFLQGFLKSRERSSHKLYSQLLHTQMFSQFIEECSFGSARHAALEFFDSCVDKVHPEQEKPEPVPLVELEELSGSELTVFIMPPEEPPAPEGSESTPQYCYDGFPELRAELFEAPQEQAGALPVPGPSRSAPSSPAPRRTKQEMKVAQRMAQKSAAVPELWARCLLGHCYGLWFLCLPAYVRSAPSRVRALQTAYQVLRQMESRKVVLPDEVCYRVLMQLCSHYGQPVLSVRVMLDMRRAGIVPNTITYGYYNKAVLESKWPSGTPGGRLRWAKLRNVVLGAAQFRQPLREQRQRQQKREEVETAAQEAGSSKTEPYLERPSPTRPLQRQTTWAGRSLRDPASPMGRLVKSGSLGSARGAQPTVEAGVAHMIEALGVLEPRGSPIPWHDGSLSDLSLTGEESAPGGSPGDSGSALSTQSTETLEGPSGRVPKAGGRQDEASTPRRGLGARLQQLLTPSRRSPTSRAPPSELPPDLPPSARRSPMDSLLHPRERPGSTASESSASLGSEWDLSESSLSSVSLRRSSERLSDTPGSFQPPSLEILLSSCSLCRACDSLVYDEEIMAGWAPDDSNLNTTCPFCACPFVPLLSVQTLDSRPSAPSPKPAPAGASGSSNAPVPGGPGPVLSDRRLCLALDEPQLCNGHMGTASRRVESGAWAYLSPLVLRKELESLVENEGSEVLALPELPAAHPIIFWNLLWYFQRLRLPSILPCLVLASRDGPPPHQAPAPWIMPDPASVQVRLLWDVLTPDPDSCPPLYVLWRVHSQIPQRVVWPGPVPASLSLALLESVLRHVGLNEVHKAIGLLLETLGPPPTGLHLQRGIYREILFLTLAALGKDHMDIVAFDKKYKSAFNKLASTMGKEELRQRRAQMPTPKAIDCRKCFGAPLEC, from the exons ATGGAGGCAG ATGCAGTGAGTGAGGGGGGGGCCATGGCGGAGGAGCGGCCCCCCCGGCTGGTGGATTACTTCGTGATAGCTGGACTTGCAGGGAACGGAGCACCCATCCCTGAGGAAACGTGGATTCCTGAACCCAGTGGACCCCTGCGCCCTCCCCGGCCAGCTGAGCCCATCACAGATGTGGCAGTCATCGCTAGGGCCCTGGGCGAGGAGGTGCCCCAGGGCTATACATGCATCCAGGCTTCCGCGGGGGGCCACCCCTTGGAACTCAGCGCTGGGCTCCTAGGTGGAACTCAACCTGTCATCTGCTACCGGAGGGGTCGTGACAAGCCCCCCCTCGTTGAGCTGGG GGTGTTGTATGAGGGGAAGGAACGTCCCAAGCCTGGCTTCCAAGTGCTAGATACGACACCCTATAGCCACTCAGCCAACCTGGCCCCTCCAGGCCCTGGGCACCCCCGCACCTACCTCACTTACCGGCGGGCAGCAGAGGGGGCAGGGCTGCATGCCTTGGGCATCACTGACCTCTGCCTGGTACTGCCCAGCAAGGGCGAGGGCACTCCTCATACTTACTGCCGATTGCCCCGCAACCTCAACCCCGGCATG TGGGGCCCAGCAGTGTACCTGTGCTACAAGGTGGGCCTGGCCAAGGCCAACACACTGGTGTATGAGGCAG AGCTGCTGGGCCGCTACCCAGAGGAGGACAATGAGGCGTTCCCGCTGCCCGAGTCAGTGCCCGTCTTCTGCCTGCCCATGGGGGCCACTATCGAGTGCTGGCCTGCCCAGACCAAGTACCCCGTGCCCGTCTTCTCCACCTTTGTGCTCACGGGTGCAGCTGGTGATAAG GTGTACGGTGCTGCCCTGCAGTTCTACGAGGCGTTCCCGAGGGCCAGGCTGTCGGAGCGGCAGGCTCGGGCCCTGGGCCTGCTGAGTGCTGTGGAGCGGGGCCGGGCACTGGGGGGCCGGGCTGTGCGCAGCCGCCGCGCCATCGCTGTGCTGTCCCGCTGGCCTGCCTTCCCGGCCTTCCGCGCCTTCCTCACCTTCCTCTACCGCTACTCCGTCTCCGGCCCCCACCGTCTGCCCCTGGAAGC gCACATCTCCCACTTCATTCACAatgttcccttcccttccccacagAGACCCCGCATCCTGGTGCAG ATGTCTCCCTATGACAACCTGCTCCTCTGCCAGCCTGTATCCTCACCCCTGCCCCTCAG TGGTGCCAGCTTCCTGCAGCTGCTGCAGACCCTGGGCCCGGAGCTGGCGATCACACTGCTGCTTGCTGTGCTCACGGAACACAAGCTACTAGTCCACTCGCTGCGGCCAGATCTGCTCACCAGCGTCTGCGAGGCCCTTGTCTCT ATGATCTTCCCGCTGCACTGGCAGTGCCCCTACATTCCGCTGTGCCCACTGGTGCTGGCAGATGTGCTGAGTGCCCCCGTGCCCTTCATCGTGGGTATCCACTCCAGCTACTTCGATCTGCATGACCCACCTGTGGATGTCATCTGTGTGGATCTTGATACCAACACGCTCTTCCA GACTGAGGAAAAGAAGCCCCTCTCCCCTCGGACCCTGCCCCGCAGACCCTACAAGGTTCTGCTGGCCACACTGACACATCTGTACCAGCAGCTGGATCAGA CGTATACTGGCCCGGAGGAGGAGGCCTCCCTGGAATTCCTGCTGACGGACTATGAGGCAGTGTGTGGCCGCCGGGCCCGGCTAGAGCGCGAGGTCCAGGGAGCCTTCCTCCGCTTCATGGCCTGCCTGCTCAAGGGCTACCGGGACTTCCTGCGCCCACTCACCCAGGCCCCCTCTGAGGGGTCTCGCGATGTTGACAACCTCTTCTTCCTGCAAG GCTTCCTCAAGTCCCGAGAACGTTCCAGCCACAAGCTGTACTCCCAGCTGCTACACACACAGATGTTCTCCCAGTTCATCGAGGAATGCTCCTTTGGCTCTGCTCGGCATGCTGCCCTTGAATTCTTTGACTCTTGTGTCGACAAG GTCCACCCAGAGCAGGAGAAACCTGAGCCCGTGCCCCTGGTGGAGCTGGAGGAGCTGTCAGGCAGTGAGCTCACCGTGTTTATCATGCCTCCCGAGGAGCCGCCAGCGCCAGAGGGCAGTGAATCCACTCCCCAGTACTG TTACGATGGGTTCCCCGAGCTACGGGCTGAGCTGTTCGAGGCTCCTCAAGAACAAGCTGGGGCTCTGCCTGTGCCAGGCCCTTCCCGCAGCGCCCCCAGCAGTCCTGCCCCTCGCCGCACCAAACAG GAGATGAAGGTGGCGCAGCGGATGGCACAGAAGTCAGCAGCTGTGCCTGAGCTGTGGGCCCGGTGCCTGCTGGGCCACTGCTACGGGCTGTGGTTCCTGTGTCTGCCTGCCTACGTGCGCTCGGCGCCCTCCCGGGTGCGGGCGCTGCAGACGGCCTACCAGGTGCTGCGCCAGATGGAGAGCCGCAAGGTGGTGCTGCCTGACGAG GTGTGTTACCGGGTGCTGATGCAGCTGTGCTCGCACTACGGGCAGCCCGTGCTGTCCGTGCGGGTCATGCTGGACATGCGGCGGGCGGGCATCGTGCCCAACACCATCACCTATGGCTACTACAACAAG GCTGTGCTGGAAAGCAAGTGGCCATCTGGCACACCGGGTGGGCGCCTGCGCTGGGCCAAGCTCCGGAACGTGGTCCTGGGGGCTGCTCAGTTCCGCCAGCCCTTGCGAGAACAGCGGCAGCGGCAGCAGAAGCGGGAGGAGGTGGAGACAGCAGCCCAAGAGGCAGGCAGCTCGAAGACAG AGCCCTATTTGGAGCGCCCCTCCCCTACCCGCCCCCTTCAGCGCCAGACTACCTGGGCCGGGCGAAGCCTGCGGGACCCTGCCTCACCTATGGGGCGCCTGGTGAAGAGTGGCAGCCTGGGGAGTGCCCGAGGGGCACAGCCCACCGTGGAGGCTGGTGTGGCCCACA TGATAGAGGCCTTGGGGGTCCTGGAACCCCGGGGATCACCCATACCCTGGCATGATGGAAGCCTCTCAGACCTGAGCCTGACCGGGGAAGAGTCGGCACCTGGAGGCAGCCCAGGGGACTCAGGCTCAGCCCTGAGCACCCAGTCCACTGAAACCCTGGAAGGGCCAAGTGGGCGGGTGCCTAAGGCTGGTGGGCGTCAAGATGAGGCCAGCACCCCCCGAAGAGGGCTGGGCGCCCGCCTCCAACAGCTACTCACTCCTTCCCGCCGCTCCCCCACCTCTCGTGCCCCCCCGTCTGAGctgccccctgacctgcctccctcAGCCCgtcgcagccccatggacagcCTTCTGCACCCCCGGGAGCGCCCTGGATCCACTGCATCCGAG AGCTCAGCCTCTCTGGGCAGTGAGTGGGACCTCTCAGAATCTTCTCTCAGCAGTGTGAGCCTTCGTCGTTCCTCAGAGCGCCTCAGTGACACCCCTGGATCCTTCCAGCCACCTTCCCTGGAA ATTCTGCTGTCTAGCTGCTCGCTGTGCCGCGCCTGTGACTCCCTGGTGTACGATGAGGAGATCATGGCTGGCTGGGCGCCTGACGACTCCAACCTCAACACCACCTGTCCGTTCTGCGCCTGCCCCTTTGTGCCCCTGCTCAGCGTCCAGACCCTTGATTCCCGACCCAG CGCCCCCAGCCCCAAGCCTGCTCCTGCTGGTGCCAGCGGCAGCAGCAACgctcctgtccctgggggcccaggCCCTGTGCTCAGTGACCGCAGGCTTTGCCTAGCCCTGGATGAGCCGCAGCTCTGCAACGGGCACATGGGG ACTGCCTCCCGGCGTGTTGAGAGTGGGGCATGGGCGTATCTCAGCCCCCTCGTGCTGCGGAAGGAGCTGGAGTCACTGGTAGAGAACGAGGGCAGTGAGGTGCTGGCATTGCCTGAGTTGCCTGCCGCTCACCCCATCATCTTCTGGAACCTTCTGTGGTATTTCCAGCGGCTGCGCCTGCCCAGTATTCTGCCATGCTTGGTGCTGGCCTCCCGTGATGGGCCCCCGCCCCACCAG GCCCCAGCTCCTTGGATAATGCCTGATCCAGCATCCGTGCAGGTGCGGCTGCTGTGGGATGTCCTGACCCCTGATCCCGATAGCTGCCCACCTCTCTATGTGCTCTGGAGGGTCCACA GCCAGATCCCACAGCGGGTGGTATGGCCAGGTCCAGTACCTGCATCCCTTAGCCTGGCGTTGCTGGAATCGGTGCTGCGCCACGTCGGTCTCAACGAGGTGCACAAGGCTATAGGGCTCCTGCTAGAAACTCTAGGGCCCCCTCCCACTGGTCTGCACCTACAAAG GGGCATCTACCGTGAGATCTTATTCCTGACACTGGCTGCTCTGGGCAAGGACCACATGGATATAG TGGCCTTCGACAAGAAGTACAAATCCGCCTTTAACAAGCTGGCCAGCACCATGGGCAAGGAGGAGCTGAGGCAGCGGCGGGCACAGATGCCTACCCCAA
- the DENND4B gene encoding DENN domain-containing protein 4B isoform X2, with translation MATQTFHTSSLPNLTIPDAVSEGGAMAEERPPRLVDYFVIAGLAGNGAPIPEETWIPEPSGPLRPPRPAEPITDVAVIARALGEEVPQGYTCIQASAGGHPLELSAGLLGGTQPVICYRRGRDKPPLVELGVLYEGKERPKPGFQVLDTTPYSHSANLAPPGPGHPRTYLTYRRAAEGAGLHALGITDLCLVLPSKGEGTPHTYCRLPRNLNPGMWGPAVYLCYKVGLAKANTLVYEAELLGRYPEEDNEAFPLPESVPVFCLPMGATIECWPAQTKYPVPVFSTFVLTGAAGDKVYGAALQFYEAFPRARLSERQARALGLLSAVERGRALGGRAVRSRRAIAVLSRWPAFPAFRAFLTFLYRYSVSGPHRLPLEAHISHFIHNVPFPSPQRPRILVQMSPYDNLLLCQPVSSPLPLSGASFLQLLQTLGPELAITLLLAVLTEHKLLVHSLRPDLLTSVCEALVSMIFPLHWQCPYIPLCPLVLADVLSAPVPFIVGIHSSYFDLHDPPVDVICVDLDTNTLFQTEEKKPLSPRTLPRRPYKVLLATLTHLYQQLDQTYTGPEEEASLEFLLTDYEAVCGRRARLEREVQGAFLRFMACLLKGYRDFLRPLTQAPSEGSRDVDNLFFLQGFLKSRERSSHKLYSQLLHTQMFSQFIEECSFGSARHAALEFFDSCVDKVHPEQEKPEPVPLVELEELSGSELTVFIMPPEEPPAPEGSESTPQYCYDGFPELRAELFEAPQEQAGALPVPGPSRSAPSSPAPRRTKQEMKVAQRMAQKSAAVPELWARCLLGHCYGLWFLCLPAYVRSAPSRVRALQTAYQVLRQMESRKVVLPDEVCYRVLMQLCSHYGQPVLSVRVMLDMRRAGIVPNTITYGYYNKAVLESKWPSGTPGGRLRWAKLRNVVLGAAQFRQPLREQRQRQQKREEVETAAQEAGSSKTEPYLERPSPTRPLQRQTTWAGRSLRDPASPMGRLVKSGSLGSARGAQPTVEAGVAHMIEALGVLEPRGSPIPWHDGSLSDLSLTGEESAPGGSPGDSGSALSTQSTETLEGPSGRVPKAGGRQDEASTPRRGLGARLQQLLTPSRRSPTSRAPPSELPPDLPPSARRSPMDSLLHPRERPGSTASESSASLGSEWDLSESSLSSVSLRRSSERLSDTPGSFQPPSLEILLSSCSLCRACDSLVYDEEIMAGWAPDDSNLNTTCPFCACPFVPLLSVQTLDSRPSAPSPKPAPAGASGSSNAPVPGGPGPVLSDRRLCLALDEPQLCNGHMGTASRRVESGAWAYLSPLVLRKELESLVENEGSEVLALPELPAAHPIIFWNLLWYFQRLRLPSILPCLVLASRDGPPPHQAPAPWIMPDPASVQVRLLWDVLTPDPDSCPPLYVLWRVHSQIPQRVVWPGPVPASLSLALLESVLRHVGLNEVHKAIGLLLETLGPPPTGLHLQRGIYREILFLTLAALGKDHMDIVAFDKKYKSAFNKLASTMGKEELRQRRAQMPTPKAIDCRKCFGAPLEC, from the exons ATGGCAACACAAACCTTCCATACTTCATCTCTGCCCAACTTGACCATTCCAGATGCAGTGAGTGAGGGGGGGGCCATGGCGGAGGAGCGGCCCCCCCGGCTGGTGGATTACTTCGTGATAGCTGGACTTGCAGGGAACGGAGCACCCATCCCTGAGGAAACGTGGATTCCTGAACCCAGTGGACCCCTGCGCCCTCCCCGGCCAGCTGAGCCCATCACAGATGTGGCAGTCATCGCTAGGGCCCTGGGCGAGGAGGTGCCCCAGGGCTATACATGCATCCAGGCTTCCGCGGGGGGCCACCCCTTGGAACTCAGCGCTGGGCTCCTAGGTGGAACTCAACCTGTCATCTGCTACCGGAGGGGTCGTGACAAGCCCCCCCTCGTTGAGCTGGG GGTGTTGTATGAGGGGAAGGAACGTCCCAAGCCTGGCTTCCAAGTGCTAGATACGACACCCTATAGCCACTCAGCCAACCTGGCCCCTCCAGGCCCTGGGCACCCCCGCACCTACCTCACTTACCGGCGGGCAGCAGAGGGGGCAGGGCTGCATGCCTTGGGCATCACTGACCTCTGCCTGGTACTGCCCAGCAAGGGCGAGGGCACTCCTCATACTTACTGCCGATTGCCCCGCAACCTCAACCCCGGCATG TGGGGCCCAGCAGTGTACCTGTGCTACAAGGTGGGCCTGGCCAAGGCCAACACACTGGTGTATGAGGCAG AGCTGCTGGGCCGCTACCCAGAGGAGGACAATGAGGCGTTCCCGCTGCCCGAGTCAGTGCCCGTCTTCTGCCTGCCCATGGGGGCCACTATCGAGTGCTGGCCTGCCCAGACCAAGTACCCCGTGCCCGTCTTCTCCACCTTTGTGCTCACGGGTGCAGCTGGTGATAAG GTGTACGGTGCTGCCCTGCAGTTCTACGAGGCGTTCCCGAGGGCCAGGCTGTCGGAGCGGCAGGCTCGGGCCCTGGGCCTGCTGAGTGCTGTGGAGCGGGGCCGGGCACTGGGGGGCCGGGCTGTGCGCAGCCGCCGCGCCATCGCTGTGCTGTCCCGCTGGCCTGCCTTCCCGGCCTTCCGCGCCTTCCTCACCTTCCTCTACCGCTACTCCGTCTCCGGCCCCCACCGTCTGCCCCTGGAAGC gCACATCTCCCACTTCATTCACAatgttcccttcccttccccacagAGACCCCGCATCCTGGTGCAG ATGTCTCCCTATGACAACCTGCTCCTCTGCCAGCCTGTATCCTCACCCCTGCCCCTCAG TGGTGCCAGCTTCCTGCAGCTGCTGCAGACCCTGGGCCCGGAGCTGGCGATCACACTGCTGCTTGCTGTGCTCACGGAACACAAGCTACTAGTCCACTCGCTGCGGCCAGATCTGCTCACCAGCGTCTGCGAGGCCCTTGTCTCT ATGATCTTCCCGCTGCACTGGCAGTGCCCCTACATTCCGCTGTGCCCACTGGTGCTGGCAGATGTGCTGAGTGCCCCCGTGCCCTTCATCGTGGGTATCCACTCCAGCTACTTCGATCTGCATGACCCACCTGTGGATGTCATCTGTGTGGATCTTGATACCAACACGCTCTTCCA GACTGAGGAAAAGAAGCCCCTCTCCCCTCGGACCCTGCCCCGCAGACCCTACAAGGTTCTGCTGGCCACACTGACACATCTGTACCAGCAGCTGGATCAGA CGTATACTGGCCCGGAGGAGGAGGCCTCCCTGGAATTCCTGCTGACGGACTATGAGGCAGTGTGTGGCCGCCGGGCCCGGCTAGAGCGCGAGGTCCAGGGAGCCTTCCTCCGCTTCATGGCCTGCCTGCTCAAGGGCTACCGGGACTTCCTGCGCCCACTCACCCAGGCCCCCTCTGAGGGGTCTCGCGATGTTGACAACCTCTTCTTCCTGCAAG GCTTCCTCAAGTCCCGAGAACGTTCCAGCCACAAGCTGTACTCCCAGCTGCTACACACACAGATGTTCTCCCAGTTCATCGAGGAATGCTCCTTTGGCTCTGCTCGGCATGCTGCCCTTGAATTCTTTGACTCTTGTGTCGACAAG GTCCACCCAGAGCAGGAGAAACCTGAGCCCGTGCCCCTGGTGGAGCTGGAGGAGCTGTCAGGCAGTGAGCTCACCGTGTTTATCATGCCTCCCGAGGAGCCGCCAGCGCCAGAGGGCAGTGAATCCACTCCCCAGTACTG TTACGATGGGTTCCCCGAGCTACGGGCTGAGCTGTTCGAGGCTCCTCAAGAACAAGCTGGGGCTCTGCCTGTGCCAGGCCCTTCCCGCAGCGCCCCCAGCAGTCCTGCCCCTCGCCGCACCAAACAG GAGATGAAGGTGGCGCAGCGGATGGCACAGAAGTCAGCAGCTGTGCCTGAGCTGTGGGCCCGGTGCCTGCTGGGCCACTGCTACGGGCTGTGGTTCCTGTGTCTGCCTGCCTACGTGCGCTCGGCGCCCTCCCGGGTGCGGGCGCTGCAGACGGCCTACCAGGTGCTGCGCCAGATGGAGAGCCGCAAGGTGGTGCTGCCTGACGAG GTGTGTTACCGGGTGCTGATGCAGCTGTGCTCGCACTACGGGCAGCCCGTGCTGTCCGTGCGGGTCATGCTGGACATGCGGCGGGCGGGCATCGTGCCCAACACCATCACCTATGGCTACTACAACAAG GCTGTGCTGGAAAGCAAGTGGCCATCTGGCACACCGGGTGGGCGCCTGCGCTGGGCCAAGCTCCGGAACGTGGTCCTGGGGGCTGCTCAGTTCCGCCAGCCCTTGCGAGAACAGCGGCAGCGGCAGCAGAAGCGGGAGGAGGTGGAGACAGCAGCCCAAGAGGCAGGCAGCTCGAAGACAG AGCCCTATTTGGAGCGCCCCTCCCCTACCCGCCCCCTTCAGCGCCAGACTACCTGGGCCGGGCGAAGCCTGCGGGACCCTGCCTCACCTATGGGGCGCCTGGTGAAGAGTGGCAGCCTGGGGAGTGCCCGAGGGGCACAGCCCACCGTGGAGGCTGGTGTGGCCCACA TGATAGAGGCCTTGGGGGTCCTGGAACCCCGGGGATCACCCATACCCTGGCATGATGGAAGCCTCTCAGACCTGAGCCTGACCGGGGAAGAGTCGGCACCTGGAGGCAGCCCAGGGGACTCAGGCTCAGCCCTGAGCACCCAGTCCACTGAAACCCTGGAAGGGCCAAGTGGGCGGGTGCCTAAGGCTGGTGGGCGTCAAGATGAGGCCAGCACCCCCCGAAGAGGGCTGGGCGCCCGCCTCCAACAGCTACTCACTCCTTCCCGCCGCTCCCCCACCTCTCGTGCCCCCCCGTCTGAGctgccccctgacctgcctccctcAGCCCgtcgcagccccatggacagcCTTCTGCACCCCCGGGAGCGCCCTGGATCCACTGCATCCGAG AGCTCAGCCTCTCTGGGCAGTGAGTGGGACCTCTCAGAATCTTCTCTCAGCAGTGTGAGCCTTCGTCGTTCCTCAGAGCGCCTCAGTGACACCCCTGGATCCTTCCAGCCACCTTCCCTGGAA ATTCTGCTGTCTAGCTGCTCGCTGTGCCGCGCCTGTGACTCCCTGGTGTACGATGAGGAGATCATGGCTGGCTGGGCGCCTGACGACTCCAACCTCAACACCACCTGTCCGTTCTGCGCCTGCCCCTTTGTGCCCCTGCTCAGCGTCCAGACCCTTGATTCCCGACCCAG CGCCCCCAGCCCCAAGCCTGCTCCTGCTGGTGCCAGCGGCAGCAGCAACgctcctgtccctgggggcccaggCCCTGTGCTCAGTGACCGCAGGCTTTGCCTAGCCCTGGATGAGCCGCAGCTCTGCAACGGGCACATGGGG ACTGCCTCCCGGCGTGTTGAGAGTGGGGCATGGGCGTATCTCAGCCCCCTCGTGCTGCGGAAGGAGCTGGAGTCACTGGTAGAGAACGAGGGCAGTGAGGTGCTGGCATTGCCTGAGTTGCCTGCCGCTCACCCCATCATCTTCTGGAACCTTCTGTGGTATTTCCAGCGGCTGCGCCTGCCCAGTATTCTGCCATGCTTGGTGCTGGCCTCCCGTGATGGGCCCCCGCCCCACCAG GCCCCAGCTCCTTGGATAATGCCTGATCCAGCATCCGTGCAGGTGCGGCTGCTGTGGGATGTCCTGACCCCTGATCCCGATAGCTGCCCACCTCTCTATGTGCTCTGGAGGGTCCACA GCCAGATCCCACAGCGGGTGGTATGGCCAGGTCCAGTACCTGCATCCCTTAGCCTGGCGTTGCTGGAATCGGTGCTGCGCCACGTCGGTCTCAACGAGGTGCACAAGGCTATAGGGCTCCTGCTAGAAACTCTAGGGCCCCCTCCCACTGGTCTGCACCTACAAAG GGGCATCTACCGTGAGATCTTATTCCTGACACTGGCTGCTCTGGGCAAGGACCACATGGATATAG TGGCCTTCGACAAGAAGTACAAATCCGCCTTTAACAAGCTGGCCAGCACCATGGGCAAGGAGGAGCTGAGGCAGCGGCGGGCACAGATGCCTACCCCAA